The nucleotide window GAATATAAAGTGACAAACTTCCAGTCACTGCCGGATGATGCACAATCAATTATCGCTGAAAATAAGTTAAGCGAATACTTCCCGAATGATGAAGGAACACCAGGTATATTGGTCTTCCATAATGAAAACGGGGAAATTAATGTCGACAGTGTAAAAGAAATTTTAAATGCAATGATTGCGGAAAACATTGAAGGTGTTGACCAGATTGTCGACATTTCGAACTTGCCGCCACAAGCTTTAGCAGGATTCACGTCGGAAGATAAGACGACGATGATCGTGCCAATGACACTTGAGCAAGGTCTTGGAAATTCGGCCTATGCGGAAATTAACGATTTTGCAACTGAAATCGGAAATGAAGCTGCTGAAAAAACAGGGGATACGCAGTTCTATATTACCGGTCCAGCCGGGATTGCCGGGGATACTGTAAAACTGTTTGAACAAGCGGACTTACAGCTATTATTTGCGACAATCGGGATTATTTTAGTGCTATTAATCATTATTTACCGTTCTCCACTTTTAGCGATTATTCCATTATTGGCAACAGTAATAGTTTATCAAGTAGTCAATCAGTCAGTTGCTTTAATGGGGGCAGCAGGTTTAGAAATTAATAACTCTACAACATCGATTATGAGTATTTTATTATTCGCTGCAGTAATCGATTACTCATTATTCGTATTCTCGCGTTATCGTGAAGAACTGAATCATTACGAAAACAAATATGAAGCAATGAAATATGCGATGCGTGCAACTGGTGAGCCGGTATTCTTTGCGGGTGGAACAGTGTTGGCTGCAATGCTTGTACTATTCTTCGCAGATTTCCGTGACTACCAAAACTTCGCACCAATCTTTGGTACAGCAGTATTTGTTATTATGTTAGGTTCAATTACATTAGTTCCGGCGTTATTCGCACTATTTGGCCGTAAAGCATTCTGGCCGAAAGTACCGAAATTCGGCGAGACAAAAGAAGTAAAACATGGTATTTGGGGAGCAATTGCCAAGTTTGTCGTAAACAGACCTTATTTATCAGGTGGATTAGTCCTGATTTTCATGATTATTACTTCATTGAATGTGTTCAATCTGGATTATGAATTTGATACGGTAAAATCATTCCCTGAAGAATTGCCTTCACGTGTCGGCTATGAAATCGTCGAGTCACGCTTTGATAAAGGGGAACTTGCACCGACTTCACTGTTAATCGAAAGTGAGCAGGCATTAACAGAACAGCAGAAGCAAGATTTAACGGAAGCGTTATTAGCTGAAGATGAAATTGCGTCTGTTCGTCCATCAGCTGTTTCGGAAGATGAAACGAAACTTAAATTATCAATGGCTTTTGATTTGAATCCATATGATCCGGAAGCAATCGATAAGCTTGAAGAAATGCGTGAAAACAGCGCGGAGTATTTAGCGGCAGCAGATATTGCCGGTGAGCTGCACTTTGCGGGAACAACAGCTAAACTGCTGGATGAACGCGATGTAAACAACGGTGATATTATTAAAATTGTTATTTTAGAAACGATTTTAATTTTAGTATTATTGTTTGTGTTAACAAAGTCTTGGAAAATGCCGATTTACATGATGGCAACAATTTTAGTGTCGTATTTATCGGCATTGGGATTAGGTTTATTTTTAGTTGATGTATTATTTGGCTACGATGCAATCAGTACACGTGTACCTGTCTATGCATTTATATTCCTCGTTGCGCTGGGTATTGACTACAACATTATTTTAGTGTCCCGATTCCTAGAAGAACGCAAACGTGCAACAGTAAAACAGGCACTGGAAATTGCTATCCGTAATACAGGTGGTGTAATTTCGTCAGCAGGTATCATACTTGCAGCAACTTTCGCGGCATTAATGACAATGCCGATTGCCGATCTGTTCGTATTTGGCTTTATCGTTGCAGTTGGTATTCTTATAGATACATTCCTAGTACGTGGTATGTTATTACCGATGCTCATATTAACATTTGAAAAAGACAAGAAGTAATGGTTAGATGAGGAGACATCGAGTAATTCGATGTCTCTTTTTATGGATAGAATGAAAGTAAATAATAAAATAGAACTTCAATTATTAAAGGCGGTGATTCAATGCGTATATTAGTTGTAGATGACGATGCTTTTATCCGGAAACTAATCGGCATCCATTTGAAAAAAGAAGGTTTCGAAGCGCTGTTTGCAAGTGATGGCATGGAAGCGCTGAATTTACTGCAGCAGGAACAGGTCGACTTGGCGATTGTCGATGTCATGATGCCGAAAATGGATGGCATAAGCCTGACGAAAAATCTCGCTGAAATCGGTGTACCTGTATTGATGCTGACTGCTAAAACAACGCTCGATGATAAGGAAAAAGGGTTTTTGGCAGGGGCTGATGACTATATGGTGAAGCCGTTCGAACCAAAAGAACTGCTGTTTCGAGTGCGTGCGATTTTACGACGCTTTCAAAAAGTTGAACGGAGTCAAATAAAAATCGCCAACATGCTCATTGACCGGCAAACATATGAAGTAAAAGTAGGGGGGCAAGTATCGCTGCTGCCTTTAAAGGAATTTGAACTATTAGGCATTTTATGTTCAAGACCGGAAGTCGTATTTACGCGAGATCAGCTAATGGAACAAGTATGGGGTTATGATTATGACGGGGATGATTTTACTCTGACAACACATATTAAGCGTCTGCGCAGCCGGTTGGAGGAAGTGAATGCACAGGTGAAAATTCAAACCGTACGTGGAATCGGCTATAAAATAGAGGAATTGAAATGAAAACATTATACAGACAATATATTGTCGTGACATTGGCTGTAATCATTATAAGCATTACGATGTCGATGCTGTTAATCGGACAAATTTATAAATCGCAAATAAGACCTGACACAGATGCCAAAAACTATGAGGTAGCCGAGGAAGTTCAGCAAATTTTAAAATCAATGCCGAAAGAAAGTGCGGATGCCTACTTTCAATCCATCGCAAAGCTTGGCTATCAAATAGGAGTTATTTATCCGGATGGAAATTTAACTTCATACGGAAGTGCATTTAAAAAAACACGTCTCACGCCTGAAATGTTAAGCATTGTCGGTACAGATAACGTTTATCACGGCATTCGTGACTACAACGGTTCTTCCTACTTTATGAATCATTTCGCGAATGATATTCGAAATACGATCGGTGTGTCATTTCAATTAAATGAAGAGAACTATGCATTTTTTATTCGTCAGGAAAATGCCACACTGTTTTCGGAAATGCATTTATTGATCGTCAGTTTCATTATTATTACCGCTGTCGTTATTTTACTGACAATGATTTTACTTGCCCGTCAGCTTGTAAGGCCATTAAAGCAATTGCAGCAGGCGACAAAGCAAATTGCCCTTGAAAATTACGATATCCAATTAACGATTGACCGTAATGATGAGCTCGGTCAGCTTGCCACACAGTTTCAGAAGATGGCCAATCGCCTTGCGGAAAATGATCAGTTAAAGAAAGACTTCATCAATAATGTATCCCATGACTTTCAATCACCGTTGCTCAACATTCAAGGCTATGCGAATGTACTGAAAGATGCGGAGAATACGGAAGAAGAACGTGTGCAATATTTGGAGATTATTGAGCAGGAAACGAAGCGTCTTTCCGCATTAACAAAGCAATTGCTATTACTAAGCTCACTTGACCAGAAGAATTTACCGGTACAAAAAAAGACCTATTCTTTAGATAAACAGTTGAAGGAGCGGCTATTTTCAAAGCGGTGGAAACTGGATGATAAGCAGATGGAGCTTGTATACGAGCTGGAACCGGTTGAAGTTTATGCGGATGAGCAGTTAATGGAGCAAGTTTGGGATAATTTGCTTTCAAATGCCATTCGCTACAGCGAGGACAAAGGGAAAATTATAGTTACATGCAGTAAAAAAGACAATCAGATTTTTGTGACGATAAAAGATAACGGGATCGGTATTCCTGAAGAAGCACTTGAAAAGGTGAAGGAACGATTTTACCGGGTGGACCCTTCACGGTCGAGTCAAAGCAGCGGGTTAGGCTTGGCAATTGTAACAGAAATCGTTAACCGCCATGCGGGACAGTTTACTATTGAAAGCGAGCTTGGAAAAGGAACGAAAGTGACAGTTGCTTTAAATGTCCATTAATAGAAAAAGAGCGCGATAAAAGTGGAGTAAAACTTTTATCGCGCCCTTTTATTATCGAAGTTCTTTTAAAGTGGAAAGTGCTTCGATTGCACCGACCTTTTCGCATACTTTTGCTGCAGCATGATTGGCAAATTCGATGACTTTCACCCATTCATTGAACGAGAGATTTATGACTTCAAACTTGCTTAACTGATACATAACGGCACCGACAAAAGCATCACCTGCACCGGTTGTATCGACAGGGTTTACGGGAAATGCCGGAACGGTTGCAATTTGTCTGTTTTGAATAAGCATTGTACCGGATGCGCCTTGTGTAATGGCGATTGTTTTACCGGTAAACTGTGTGAGCCATTCGATTGCCTGTTCGAAGTTATCCGTCCTTGCGAATAATAACAGTTCCTCATCACTCATCTTAATGAAATTTGCAGCTTCTACGAAAGGTTCGCATTTTTGGATGAACAATTCGGAATCACCTTTCCATAAATCTGCACGGTAGTTTGGATCAAATGAAATAAAATGGTTTTGCAGATGCAAAGTTTGCATTAACTGTTCGTACGTTTTACTGAAAGGTTCGCTTAAAAGGGCAGTGGCAGAGCCGAAATGAATCATATCCATTGTCATAAGCTGCTGCAGATCCAAATCTTCCACACTGAGCAGTTCGTCGGCCCCACGATTAAAGATAAAATCACGCTCACCGTCTTTTTGTCTTGAAACAAAGGCCAAAGTAGTCGGTGCAGCCGGATCCATTATCAGCTGATCTGTATGAACACCGGCCTGATCCAATGTTTGTTTTAAAAAGTGACCAAATGCATCGTCGCCCACTTTTCCGCAGAAGTATGCCTGTCCTCCAAGCATCGCTATCGTTGCTGCTACATTTGCCGGGGCGCCGCCTGCCTGTTTTTCAAATGTTTTCGCTTCGATAATGGATACTTCCGTATGAGTTGTAAAAAAGTCGATGAGCAATTCTCCAATACAAAGAATTTTTTTCATTGCCGTCTCCTCCAAATATATGTGTTTCACTAAATATTGGCATAAAATTACGGGAAATAAAAATATTTACCCTAATAGTTTATTGATTTAAAAGCCGCGCCCGCGGAAAGCCTTTGCCCGTAATAAAAATCTACGGATTTTATTGAAAAGTACAACAAAAAAACGTGAGTAAAAAAAATATACTCACGTTTTATCTATTAATTATATAGTTGCAATTTCAATTTCCGGAAGGTGATTCATCTATAAAATTCTGGGGGAATGTTATAGGGGAAATGTGACACCTTTTTAAAAATATGAAATTGGACCTTATATATGGAGTATGAATGATTAACTTACCAAATCATATCTGTTAAAATGAATAACAGGGTAGGGCAAAGTAAGCAGCCTAAACCTGTGTAGAAAGTAGCTGTAACGGCGCCATACGGGACCAATCGTACATCCGTTGCAGCTAATCCTCCCGTAACACCGGAAGTAGTTCCCATTAAACCACCGTAAACCATCGCAGTTAATGGATTGTTTAAACCAATGAATCGTGCAATAAACGGAGTACCCACCATTACTAATACCGATTTTACTAATCCGGCTGCAATACTGATTGCAATAACTTCCGAACTTGCACCTAATGCTGCTCCTGTTACTGGACCAACAATATAAGTAACTGTACCGGCACCGATTGTAGCAAGACTTACAGCATCTGTATAACCAAAAATAAGCGCAAAAATAATACCGACTACAAACGATAATCCAACACCGATAAAGAGTGATGAAATTCCGCGAATACCTGCTTTTTTAATTTCGTCAAAGTTTGCTCCAAATGATGTAGCTACAATGGCAAAGTCACGAAGCATACTTCCGCCTAAAAGCCCGATACCTGCAAATAGCGAGATATCTGCTAAACCCTTTGTACCTTCACTGTAAACACCGCCGAGATAGGCTAATACTAATCCGAGAACAATCGCAATAGCCGAGCCATGAATAAGCCCCTTTGTTAATTTATTCGAAATTAAATATGCGACATACATAGTAATCCCGACAATGACAAAACCAGTAATTAAGCCATTCGATTCTAAAGCAGTTTTAAGAGCATCCCACATATTAGTTTACCTCCCCTGTTGCCGGGTTATTTTTATTGAACTCAATAGCAGATTCTTTCGCCTTTTTTCCGCTTAACAATGGAACGACTAACCAACTAATAAGAACAACTGCAATTCCTGCAATGATCGCCAGAGGACCTCCAGTTAATGCACCTAATACATTTTGACTTGCTGCCATCGCGATAACGATAGGGATATACATTGCATTCCAGAAAGCTAAGCCACTTTCGGCAGGTTTGCTGATTTTCCCATTCTTCTGCAATTTATCCACGACTACAATTAGTAGCAACATCGCAATACCTACGCCACCCACATTTGAATCAATCCCCATTAAAGTACCAATCAATTCACCACAGAACATCCCAAATAAGAAACACCCCGCTAAAATGGCAACACCATATATAACCATAATTACACCCCTTTGCTTGTTTAGAACAGTCGACTGTATTCTGAATATAGAATAAACAATAATATATACATAATCAAGAAAAATATTATTTTTTTTAGAGAAAAATAGATAATACGATTGAAATTTACGTTTTAAAGATATATTATGAATTGTATACAGTCGACCAAGTTCTTATAGAAGGAGAAGGTTTAATGAATTATTTTGAAAGAGCATTAGACAATGCCTTATCGATTAGAATCGCCAATAACTTGCTCGAACAAGTATTGAATGGTGAGTTAAGACCAGGAGATCAAGTCGTGGAATCGATATATGCAGAACAGTATGAAACGAGCCGTTCTCCTGTAAGAGAAGCAATTTATTTATTAGCGACAGAAGGAATCATTGAGCGTGTACCACGAAAAGGGGCATTCATTAAAGGCTACACATTGGATGATATGAAAGATTTACTGGATGTGCGAAATCATTTGGAAATGCTGGCAGCCGAACGTATAGAAAATCCTAGTAAAGAAAAAGGCACACTGAAAGAAATGAAAGCCGTCTTGGCTAAGATGACGAAAACGAAAAGCTATACAGAATATACGCACTTAAATTATCAGTTTCATTTTCTCATATTTAAATTAAGTAATAGTCCGGTGCTAAATGATATGTACAGTAAAATCGCACTGCCATTACTTCGAATTCAAGTGATCCATTTTTCCAATAACGAAATTATCGAAAAGTCGATTATTGAGCATACAAGTATTTACGAATGCTTAAAGAATGATGACTTGGAACAACTGAAATCAATTTTAAGAAAGCATACAGAAGATGTAATTTTCAGTGTCCGGAATAAGCAGTTATAAAGCAAAGGGAGGGGAAGTTAACGATGAAACAGGCATGGCTTTTTCCAGGGCAAGGTTCACAATATGGCGGTTTTTTAGAGTCGCTTCCTACGCACCCTACTATACAAGAAACTTTGGACGAAGCTTCGGAGGTTCTAAAAAAAGATATTAAGCTGCTTGCAACAGCTGAAAAATTGAAAAGTACAAAAAATGTCCAGATTACAATGCTGGCAGCCGGAGTTGCAACTGCACGTGCCTTTCTTAATGAAGGTGCAAAACCGGACTATTTGGCAGGTCATTCGGTAGGTGCATTTGCCGCCGCGGTGACAAGCGAGGTATTAACATTTGAAGATGCCCTTCATTTAGTTTCACTTCGTGGGGAACTGATGGAATCTTTACAGGATGAAGCGTATGGAATGGCGGTTGTTGTAGGATTACCTGAATCAGTTCTTTTAGATATAACACAGAAATTCCATACGAATGAAAAGCCGGTCTATGTATCGAATCGTAATGCACCGCAGCAGTTGACTCTATCGGGTCATAAGGAAGCAATGCAAAATGTACTGGACTACGTGGCAGGAAAAGGGGCAAGTTCAGCAAAAATGCTGAATGTTTCTACACCATCCCATTGTCCATTGTTTTTACCGGTTCAGGATCGATTGGCAAAAGAGATGGAGAGCATAACGCTCCAACGTCCGAAATTCCCGTTGATTTCAAACCGAAATGCACGGGTACTTCGCCAGCCTTCCCGTATTGTTCAGGATTTGGCTGAAAGTATTGCTTTACCTGTCAGATGGCATGATGCAACTTCGATTTTATTTGAAAATGGTGTTCGTCAATTTATTGAGATGTCGCCAGGGGATGTGTTAAAAAAACTTGCTAAAAATGCGTTCCCAGAGGCGGATAGCTATAGTGTGGAAAAGAACGGATTTAATGATTGTCTATATTTAGCAAAAAATGAAGGGGTGTAAATATGGTAATAATTCAACAGCAGCGTTCTTGGTCAACAAGATTGGAAGGAAAGAAAAAGAGATTGGCGGAAGTGGAACATCTAGTAAATGGTGTAACAATTCCTACAGAGAAAATTGTAGATGTACTTGAATTGCTTATTAAACCGGGGGATCGGGTTGTTCTTGAAGGGAACAATCAGAAGCAGGCTTCATTTTTATCTCAAGCTCTTGTAAAGGTAGATCCAGAGCGTGTACATGATTTACATATGATTATGTCCAGTGTATCGCGTCCGGAACATTTAGATATTTTTGAAGAAGGTATCGCTAAGAAGATTGACTTAAGTTTTGCTGGACCTCAAAGTTTACGAATCGCACAGATGATTGAAGACGGCCGATTAATTTTAGGGGACCTGCACACATATGTTGAGCTTTATGGAAGATTGTTTATCGATTTAATTCCGAATGTTGCATTAGTTGCAGCTGATAAAGCAGACCGCTTCGGGAACTTATATACAGGGCCAAACACGGAAGAAACACCAACAATTGTAGAAGCAGCAGCCTTCCGTGATGGTATTGTCATCGCTCAGGTAAATGAAATTGTGGATGAACTGCCGCGTGTTGATATACCGGGTTCTTGGGTCGATTTCATCGTTGAAGCAGATGAACCGTATGAGCTTGAGCCATTATTTACACGTGATCCACGCCATATTACAGATATTCAGATTTTACAGGCGATGATGTGTATTCGCGGTATTTATGAAAAACACGGCGTTCAATCTTTAAACCATGGGATTGGTTTTAATACGGCTGCAATCGAGCTGCTATTACCTTCATATGGTGAGCAATTAGGGTTGAAAGGTAAAATATGCAAAAACTGGGTTCTTAATCCGCACCCGACACTAATTCCTGCGATCGAAACAGGATGGGTAGAAAGTGTTCACTGTTTCGGCGGTGAATTAGGAATGGAAAAATACGTGCAGGCACGTCGCGATATTTTCTTCACAGGTAAAGATGGCAGTCTGCGTTCAAATCGTACGTTGGCACAGCTTGCAGGTCAGTATGCGGTTGACTTATTTATCGGATCGACATTGCAAATGGATGCATACGGCAATTCATCGACGGTAACAAAAGGGCGCGTTGCAGGTTATGGTGGTGCACCGAATATGGGGCATGATCCGGGCGGACGCCGTCACTCAACGGAAGCTTGGTATAACATGATGACAAGTCAGGATGAACTGGCACGCGGGAAAAAGCTTGTTGTGCAAGTAGCCGAAACTTTCCAGGATGCCAACACACCGGTCTTTGTTGAACGTTTGGACGCAATTGATGTAAAGAAACAGGCGAATTTGGCAGTAGCACCGGTCATGATTTATGCGGAAGATGTTACACATGTTGTGACAGAAGAAGGGATTGCCTACCTGTATAAAACAGATAGTCCGGCAGAGCGAAGAGAAATGATTGCTTCGATTGCAGGGGTGACACCGTTAGGGATGGAAAATGATGTGAAGCGCACAAAGTCTCTTCGCGAGCGCGGTTTAGTGGCTATGCCGGAAGACTTGAATATTTTACGCGGTGAAGCGAATCGTTCACTATTGGCAGCGAAAAATATTGATGAACTTGTTCAATGGTCTGGTGGATTATATGAGCCACCAACGAAATTCAAAAGTTGGTAAGGAGCTGAAAGGATGAAACAGCATGTAATTTGTAAACGGATTGCCGATGAGGCTGTAGCAGCATTAATCGAAGAAGTTCAATTAACACCAAAGCCGGGGTTAGTAGATACAGACAATAATGGTGCACATCATGATTTATCTTTAACTAAAATGCAGGATTCAGCACATTCATTGCACAATACGTTTTATCAAATGGCAATGCTGAGTTTCAACCGACAGCCAACAGTAGAAATTAGGGAACAATTTGGCGCAATAGGACGGAATGGTGAAAAGGAAATGTTTGCGGTTACTGAAAATAGTAATACGCATAAAGGGGCAATCTGGTCGATTGGTTTAC belongs to Solibacillus sp. FSL W7-1436 and includes:
- the madM gene encoding malonate transporter subunit MadM, producing the protein MWDALKTALESNGLITGFVIVGITMYVAYLISNKLTKGLIHGSAIAIVLGLVLAYLGGVYSEGTKGLADISLFAGIGLLGGSMLRDFAIVATSFGANFDEIKKAGIRGISSLFIGVGLSFVVGIIFALIFGYTDAVSLATIGAGTVTYIVGPVTGAALGASSEVIAISIAAGLVKSVLVMVGTPFIARFIGLNNPLTAMVYGGLMGTTSGVTGGLAATDVRLVPYGAVTATFYTGLGCLLCPTLLFILTDMIW
- a CDS encoding carbohydrate kinase family protein — encoded protein: MKKILCIGELLIDFFTTHTEVSIIEAKTFEKQAGGAPANVAATIAMLGGQAYFCGKVGDDAFGHFLKQTLDQAGVHTDQLIMDPAAPTTLAFVSRQKDGERDFIFNRGADELLSVEDLDLQQLMTMDMIHFGSATALLSEPFSKTYEQLMQTLHLQNHFISFDPNYRADLWKGDSELFIQKCEPFVEAANFIKMSDEELLLFARTDNFEQAIEWLTQFTGKTIAITQGASGTMLIQNRQIATVPAFPVNPVDTTGAGDAFVGAVMYQLSKFEVINLSFNEWVKVIEFANHAAAKVCEKVGAIEALSTLKELR
- a CDS encoding response regulator transcription factor yields the protein MRILVVDDDAFIRKLIGIHLKKEGFEALFASDGMEALNLLQQEQVDLAIVDVMMPKMDGISLTKNLAEIGVPVLMLTAKTTLDDKEKGFLAGADDYMVKPFEPKELLFRVRAILRRFQKVERSQIKIANMLIDRQTYEVKVGGQVSLLPLKEFELLGILCSRPEVVFTRDQLMEQVWGYDYDGDDFTLTTHIKRLRSRLEEVNAQVKIQTVRGIGYKIEELK
- a CDS encoding GntR family transcriptional regulator, whose translation is MNYFERALDNALSIRIANNLLEQVLNGELRPGDQVVESIYAEQYETSRSPVREAIYLLATEGIIERVPRKGAFIKGYTLDDMKDLLDVRNHLEMLAAERIENPSKEKGTLKEMKAVLAKMTKTKSYTEYTHLNYQFHFLIFKLSNSPVLNDMYSKIALPLLRIQVIHFSNNEIIEKSIIEHTSIYECLKNDDLEQLKSILRKHTEDVIFSVRNKQL
- the madL gene encoding malonate transporter subunit MadL → MVIYGVAILAGCFLFGMFCGELIGTLMGIDSNVGGVGIAMLLLIVVVDKLQKNGKISKPAESGLAFWNAMYIPIVIAMAASQNVLGALTGGPLAIIAGIAVVLISWLVVPLLSGKKAKESAIEFNKNNPATGEVN
- a CDS encoding MMPL family transporter; this encodes MNKFLNPITDWVSTKRGAWITLIVWLVLMIGLSAGPMLSEYKVTNFQSLPDDAQSIIAENKLSEYFPNDEGTPGILVFHNENGEINVDSVKEILNAMIAENIEGVDQIVDISNLPPQALAGFTSEDKTTMIVPMTLEQGLGNSAYAEINDFATEIGNEAAEKTGDTQFYITGPAGIAGDTVKLFEQADLQLLFATIGIILVLLIIIYRSPLLAIIPLLATVIVYQVVNQSVALMGAAGLEINNSTTSIMSILLFAAVIDYSLFVFSRYREELNHYENKYEAMKYAMRATGEPVFFAGGTVLAAMLVLFFADFRDYQNFAPIFGTAVFVIMLGSITLVPALFALFGRKAFWPKVPKFGETKEVKHGIWGAIAKFVVNRPYLSGGLVLIFMIITSLNVFNLDYEFDTVKSFPEELPSRVGYEIVESRFDKGELAPTSLLIESEQALTEQQKQDLTEALLAEDEIASVRPSAVSEDETKLKLSMAFDLNPYDPEAIDKLEEMRENSAEYLAAADIAGELHFAGTTAKLLDERDVNNGDIIKIVILETILILVLLFVLTKSWKMPIYMMATILVSYLSALGLGLFLVDVLFGYDAISTRVPVYAFIFLVALGIDYNIILVSRFLEERKRATVKQALEIAIRNTGGVISSAGIILAATFAALMTMPIADLFVFGFIVAVGILIDTFLVRGMLLPMLILTFEKDKK
- the mdcA gene encoding malonate decarboxylase subunit alpha, which encodes MVIIQQQRSWSTRLEGKKKRLAEVEHLVNGVTIPTEKIVDVLELLIKPGDRVVLEGNNQKQASFLSQALVKVDPERVHDLHMIMSSVSRPEHLDIFEEGIAKKIDLSFAGPQSLRIAQMIEDGRLILGDLHTYVELYGRLFIDLIPNVALVAADKADRFGNLYTGPNTEETPTIVEAAAFRDGIVIAQVNEIVDELPRVDIPGSWVDFIVEADEPYELEPLFTRDPRHITDIQILQAMMCIRGIYEKHGVQSLNHGIGFNTAAIELLLPSYGEQLGLKGKICKNWVLNPHPTLIPAIETGWVESVHCFGGELGMEKYVQARRDIFFTGKDGSLRSNRTLAQLAGQYAVDLFIGSTLQMDAYGNSSTVTKGRVAGYGGAPNMGHDPGGRRHSTEAWYNMMTSQDELARGKKLVVQVAETFQDANTPVFVERLDAIDVKKQANLAVAPVMIYAEDVTHVVTEEGIAYLYKTDSPAERREMIASIAGVTPLGMENDVKRTKSLRERGLVAMPEDLNILRGEANRSLLAAKNIDELVQWSGGLYEPPTKFKSW
- a CDS encoding ACP S-malonyltransferase — its product is MKQAWLFPGQGSQYGGFLESLPTHPTIQETLDEASEVLKKDIKLLATAEKLKSTKNVQITMLAAGVATARAFLNEGAKPDYLAGHSVGAFAAAVTSEVLTFEDALHLVSLRGELMESLQDEAYGMAVVVGLPESVLLDITQKFHTNEKPVYVSNRNAPQQLTLSGHKEAMQNVLDYVAGKGASSAKMLNVSTPSHCPLFLPVQDRLAKEMESITLQRPKFPLISNRNARVLRQPSRIVQDLAESIALPVRWHDATSILFENGVRQFIEMSPGDVLKKLAKNAFPEADSYSVEKNGFNDCLYLAKNEGV
- a CDS encoding sensor histidine kinase, translated to MKTLYRQYIVVTLAVIIISITMSMLLIGQIYKSQIRPDTDAKNYEVAEEVQQILKSMPKESADAYFQSIAKLGYQIGVIYPDGNLTSYGSAFKKTRLTPEMLSIVGTDNVYHGIRDYNGSSYFMNHFANDIRNTIGVSFQLNEENYAFFIRQENATLFSEMHLLIVSFIIITAVVILLTMILLARQLVRPLKQLQQATKQIALENYDIQLTIDRNDELGQLATQFQKMANRLAENDQLKKDFINNVSHDFQSPLLNIQGYANVLKDAENTEEERVQYLEIIEQETKRLSALTKQLLLLSSLDQKNLPVQKKTYSLDKQLKERLFSKRWKLDDKQMELVYELEPVEVYADEQLMEQVWDNLLSNAIRYSEDKGKIIVTCSKKDNQIFVTIKDNGIGIPEEALEKVKERFYRVDPSRSSQSSGLGLAIVTEIVNRHAGQFTIESELGKGTKVTVALNVH